The Seriola aureovittata isolate HTS-2021-v1 ecotype China chromosome 12, ASM2101889v1, whole genome shotgun sequence genome window below encodes:
- the nr2f6a gene encoding nuclear receptor subfamily 2 group F member 6a isoform X2: MAMVSGGWGDPNGGTNGLGDKSYLRGEEEDGSPQAGGSDMEAGDEDKACVVDCVVCGDKSSGKHYGVFTCEGCKSFFKRSVRRNLSYTCRSNRECQIDQHHRNQCQYCRLKKCFRVGMRKEVQRGRIPPQPSLSPSITPIGGASGLGGGEFYNNNNGGSGGGQPVSELISQLLRAEPYPSSRYGHQYNQQAGPDNAMGIDNICELAARLLFSTVEWARNIPYFPELPVSDQVALLRLSWSELFILNAAQSALPLHMAPLLAAAGFHSSPMSAERVVSFMDQVRVFQDQVDKLTRLQVDSAEYSCLKAIALFSPDACGLTDQVHVESLQEKAQVALTEYERMQYPSQPQRFGRLLLRLPALRAVPANLISQLFFMRLVGKTPIETLIRDMQLSGSSISWPYVPGQ, from the exons ATGGCCATGGTGAGTGGGGGCTGGGGAGATCCCAATGGGGGCACCAACGGCTTAGGGGACAAGAGCTAcctgaggggggaggaggaggacggctCTCCCCAGGCGGGGGGCAGCGACATGGAAGCCGGAGACGAAGACAAGGCGTGCGTGGTGGACTGCGTGGTGTGCGGGGACAAGTCCAGCGGGAAACATTACGGCGTGTTCACCTGCGAGGGCTGCAAGAGCTTCTTCAAGAGGAGCGTCAGACGCAACCTCAGCTACACTTGCAG gTCTAACAGAGAGTGTCAGATTGACCAGCACCACAGGAACCAGTGCCAGTACTGTCGCCTGAAGAAGTGCTTCCGTGTTGGCATGCGCAAAGAAG TTCAACGCGGTCGCATCCCACCTCAGCCGAGCCTCAGCCCCTCCATCACGCCCATAGGTGGCGCCAGCGGCCTTGGAGGTGGTGAAttttataacaacaacaatggagGAAGTGGTGGAGGTCAGCCGGTGTCAGAGCTAATTTCTCAGCTGCTGCGAGCAGAGCCTTACCCCAGCAGTCGGTATGGGCACCAGTACAACCAACAGGCCGGTCCAGATAATGCAATGGGCATTGATAATATCTGTGAACTGGCAGCCCGGCTTCTCTTCAGTACTGTGGAGTGGGCCAGAAACATCCCTTATTTCCCTGAGCTGCCTGTTTCAGACCAG GTTGCCCTGCTGAGGCTGAGCTGGAGTGAACTGTTCATCCTCAATGCGGCCCAGTCGGCTCTGCCGCTCCACATGGCTCCCTTGCTGGCCGCGGCCGGCTTCCACTCATCGCCCATGTCTGCCGAGCGAGTGGTGTCCTTCATGGACCAGGTGAGGGTGTTCCAGGACCAGGTGGACAAGCTGACCAGGCTGCAGGTGGACTCGGCTGAGTACAGCTGTCTCAAGGCCATCGCACTGTTCTCACCAG ACGCCTGTGGTCTAACAGACCAAGTCCACGTGGAGTCTCTGCAGGAGAAGGCTCAGGTGGCTCTGACAGAGTACGAGAGGATGCAGTATCCAAGTCAGCCTCAGCGCTTCGGCCGCCTGCTCCTGCGCCTCCCTGCCTTGCGCGCTGTTCCCGCCAACCTCATCTCTCAGCTCTTTTTCATGCGCCTGGTAGGAAAGACACCCATCGAGACGCTGATCCGTGACATGCAGCTCTCCGGAAGCTCAATCAGCTGGCCGTATGTCCCAGGACAGTAG
- the nr2f6a gene encoding nuclear receptor subfamily 2 group F member 6a isoform X1 encodes MAMVSGGWGDPNGGTNGLGDKSYLRGEEEDGSPQAGGSDMEAGDEDKACVVDCVVCGDKSSGKHYGVFTCEGCKSFFKRSVRRNLSYTCRSNRECQIDQHHRNQCQYCRLKKCFRVGMRKEAVQRGRIPPQPSLSPSITPIGGASGLGGGEFYNNNNGGSGGGQPVSELISQLLRAEPYPSSRYGHQYNQQAGPDNAMGIDNICELAARLLFSTVEWARNIPYFPELPVSDQVALLRLSWSELFILNAAQSALPLHMAPLLAAAGFHSSPMSAERVVSFMDQVRVFQDQVDKLTRLQVDSAEYSCLKAIALFSPDACGLTDQVHVESLQEKAQVALTEYERMQYPSQPQRFGRLLLRLPALRAVPANLISQLFFMRLVGKTPIETLIRDMQLSGSSISWPYVPGQ; translated from the exons ATGGCCATGGTGAGTGGGGGCTGGGGAGATCCCAATGGGGGCACCAACGGCTTAGGGGACAAGAGCTAcctgaggggggaggaggaggacggctCTCCCCAGGCGGGGGGCAGCGACATGGAAGCCGGAGACGAAGACAAGGCGTGCGTGGTGGACTGCGTGGTGTGCGGGGACAAGTCCAGCGGGAAACATTACGGCGTGTTCACCTGCGAGGGCTGCAAGAGCTTCTTCAAGAGGAGCGTCAGACGCAACCTCAGCTACACTTGCAG gTCTAACAGAGAGTGTCAGATTGACCAGCACCACAGGAACCAGTGCCAGTACTGTCGCCTGAAGAAGTGCTTCCGTGTTGGCATGCGCAAAGAAG CAGTTCAACGCGGTCGCATCCCACCTCAGCCGAGCCTCAGCCCCTCCATCACGCCCATAGGTGGCGCCAGCGGCCTTGGAGGTGGTGAAttttataacaacaacaatggagGAAGTGGTGGAGGTCAGCCGGTGTCAGAGCTAATTTCTCAGCTGCTGCGAGCAGAGCCTTACCCCAGCAGTCGGTATGGGCACCAGTACAACCAACAGGCCGGTCCAGATAATGCAATGGGCATTGATAATATCTGTGAACTGGCAGCCCGGCTTCTCTTCAGTACTGTGGAGTGGGCCAGAAACATCCCTTATTTCCCTGAGCTGCCTGTTTCAGACCAG GTTGCCCTGCTGAGGCTGAGCTGGAGTGAACTGTTCATCCTCAATGCGGCCCAGTCGGCTCTGCCGCTCCACATGGCTCCCTTGCTGGCCGCGGCCGGCTTCCACTCATCGCCCATGTCTGCCGAGCGAGTGGTGTCCTTCATGGACCAGGTGAGGGTGTTCCAGGACCAGGTGGACAAGCTGACCAGGCTGCAGGTGGACTCGGCTGAGTACAGCTGTCTCAAGGCCATCGCACTGTTCTCACCAG ACGCCTGTGGTCTAACAGACCAAGTCCACGTGGAGTCTCTGCAGGAGAAGGCTCAGGTGGCTCTGACAGAGTACGAGAGGATGCAGTATCCAAGTCAGCCTCAGCGCTTCGGCCGCCTGCTCCTGCGCCTCCCTGCCTTGCGCGCTGTTCCCGCCAACCTCATCTCTCAGCTCTTTTTCATGCGCCTGGTAGGAAAGACACCCATCGAGACGCTGATCCGTGACATGCAGCTCTCCGGAAGCTCAATCAGCTGGCCGTATGTCCCAGGACAGTAG